The DNA segment ATCAGACAGCGAACGGATATAGTAAAAGGGCTTTTTGAGTTATATCATGTGGTGGAAAAGTTTGGGTAGAATTTACAATTTTTAGTAAGTCAGTGGACACTTTTACTAAGTTGTTTTTTAGTGAACAGTAGGCCGCCAATTGGAAAGGCGCTCTTCTGTTCCGCtctctctttttttaatttttgttttaaacATTTGAAtagattttttgaaattttgggcCGAATTTAAATTTTTAGTTAGTTAGTGGTTAACATTATGTAGGCTATAGAATCGACGACCTACTTTGATGTCCCCTTTTCCCGAAAGAAATTTTAGAATTATAGGCCGACTTACATATGGTGGAAAGTTTGGgccaaattttaaaaataaaatttggtaaCTAACTTAATATTATTAATCACCAAAAAAATATTTACATTCTCATAGCTAAGCTCACACAGCTAGCTGTCTCATTAAGTCACTACATGATACTACACATCTATTATCAACTAGGTTCTAACAACTATCTACTAAAAAATTGCTAGAAAGACAAAATAACCTATTCAAACTGGAGACTATGTAGATAGGTTCTGGATCCAGGTAGCACTCGTGCGCTGCATATATAAGCCACCTCCTTCGCAATAATTCAAATCTGAAACAAATACCATCTTCTGCAAATACCATCTTGAATACTTGTGCCTGCTGAGATTTGCGTTTTGAACATGTGATGATCCACTGGTTATGTTGTTGCCTAATCTCTGGTTCTAAGGCATTGAATTTGCATCCATTGAAGTAGTTTGTTTCAAACACTTTTTTAGTGTACTCACACTTCGTAAATAAGTGTTCTCTATTTTCCTCCTGTCTTTGACAAAGTACACATTGTGTATCCAAATTGAGTCCCCATTTATACAACCTATCAGAAATTAATAGCTTTTCATGCATCATGAGCCACATTGAGAATTTAGCTTTTGGTCGCTCTGCATTGCTAAACAATAAGCCTTTCCATTCCACTCGACTGTAATCACCAATCAGGGTCAAGTATATTTGTCTGATTAAACTTTTCTTGTGTGACTGCATATACTGTTGATTTTCTAGAACTTCGTTAGCCTCAAATACTTTTCTGACCATCCAACAAGCTTGTTGTGGTATTGTCCAATTGGTGAACTTCTGCCCCTGGATATAGTATGTGGGAATCCATCGAATCCACAGTTTATCCTGCTTATGTGCCAAGTCCCAACAAGTTTTGGCTTTGCTGCACGATTCCAAATCCTTAGGTTGGTGATATTGAGTCCACCTCCAGCCTTGAGCAGACCTATTCTATCCCATACAACCAAAACTTTTTTGTGATTAAATTACCACCTTACCAGATATGTGATTTGCATATTCCTTCAATCAACTTAACTACCTTGGTGGGCATCACAAACAGTTGAGCCTAGAAAACCTGAGTTCTAAATAATACACTATATACTAAGTATACCCTCCCTGCATAGGACAATATCTTTGCAGTCCAAGAAGTGATCCTTGCAGTCATTTTGTCTATAAAGGGTTACCACTGCAGTACATTGAGTTTCTTTGTAGATAATGGAACTCCAAGATACTTGAAGGATAATTCTCCAGCTGTGAATCCTAAATGCTGCAAAATCTGTTGCTTATGCACTGTAGGAACTCCACCAAAATAGACTTCATTCTTGTTCATGTTTGCCTGCAATCTAGATACCTGAGTGAATTGTAGAAATCTCTGTTGTCATCAGCGAAGTTAAGGTGAGTTATCTCTAACTTAACACATCTAGGGTGATATTTGAAATCTCTAACTTCCTTAAGATAATTAAGATTTTTGCTCAGGAACTCCATTACAATCGCAAATAAAAAAGGTGATATTGGATCACCTTGTCTTAATCCTTTAGCAGCATTAAAGGGAGTTGTTGGCTCCCTACTAACAATGATGGAGTAGTTGACAGTTTGAATACATTCCATTATCCATGAGAAAAATAACTGAGGGAACCCCATCTCTTCCATGACTTGTCTTATATATAGCCATTCCACAAATTCATAAGCTTTCTGAAGGTCTAGCTTGATTGTGCATCGAGGTGAAATATGTTTTCTAGAGTAGGCCTTCACTAGTTCATGAGCTAGGATTATATTGTCTGCAATTCTTCTCCCTGGAATGAATCCATCCTTAGCTTCATTGATAACAATAGGAATGACAGCTTGTAGTCGAGCTGCCGGAAATTTAGAGATGATCTTGTATAGCACAGTGCAGTAGGCAATTGGTCGAAACTCCTTTATAGTTTTGGGACTGGAAGTCTTGGGCACTAATGTGATGATAGTGCAATTGATAGCTCTGTACATCCTGCTCGTAGAAAAGAAATCTAACACAGCTTCTATTAATTCCTATTTGATAACAGGTCATGCCTTCTTGAAAAAACATGCATTGTAGCCATCTATTCCCTGTGATCTTCTCCAATGGAGCATAGTCCTTTATAGATCTCTTCCTCAGTTACATCTTTACAAAGTTTCATTCTCTGTTGTTGTGAAAGCCTTGGTCCCTTTTGCACTACCAACTTGTATA comes from the Nicotiana sylvestris chromosome 4, ASM39365v2, whole genome shotgun sequence genome and includes:
- the LOC138890444 gene encoding uncharacterized protein, translating into MYRAINCTIITLVPKTSSPKTIKEFRPIAYCTVLYKIISKFPAARLQAVIPIVINEAKDGFIPGRRIADNIILAHELVKAYSRKHISPRCTIKLDLQKAYEFVEWLYIRQVMEEMGFPQLFFSWIMECIQTVNYSIIVSREPTTPFNAAKGLRQGDPISPFLFAIVMEFLSKNLNYLKEVSRLQANMNKNEVYFGGVPTVHKQQILQHLGFTAGELSFKYLGVPLSTKKLNGQKFTNWTIPQQACWMVRKVFEANEVLENQQYMQSHKKSLIRQIYLTLIGDYSRVEWKGLLFSNAERPKAKFSMWLMMHEKLLISDRLYKWGLNLDTQCVLCQRQEENREHLFTKCEYTKKVFETNYFNGCKFNALEPEIRQQHNQWIITCSKRKSQQAQVFKMENTPEFSKQHTNLQDGPITAAVEEREMKVTVERELASQAEKEDMEALLGTYVTSFLSCIDIGLSKLWLKVLMSALTSHHRHNYENIWIMQ